In Ananas comosus cultivar F153 linkage group 10, ASM154086v1, whole genome shotgun sequence, the sequence AAAGGATTAAAAGTAATTCACTAACTATGAtgcttaatattttttaatattattaatttagtgattgaaaatttttaaaattaataaattcaatGGCCCGTATGATAGAATTGAAAGTTTAACcgtataaaataattcaaatcgcataaatttttgataatttttttttataaacaaccaaattttcaaattttgcatATTGCACCTATTTGATCACtttgataaataatattaaaaattataaaagtaattttgaattaatttgaaTAATGTAGATTATATCCACCAGCTCCGATTTTTAATTCAGATATTccattattaaaataaatatgtacGTTTGCACGAATATCTTATTCTTTTCAAATATTATgcaaatattctttttatttatgtGTATGTTGTGGTATTTGCATGTCAAACTTGGTATTTTTGTACGTACccttaaaaatctttttttttttttttttccattcgtGCTATATGAGaatgtaaaaataaaactttaaaatacctgtatatatatattttccttttttttctgtaGAGACACCATCAATATAAtgacttttataaaaattattcttaCATGTTGTTAATGTATGgcattcaaaatatataaacctTATAAATTTGTTACCATAATATTAATTAAGATTTTCACAGATTTGTTAGTATCTATTTGTTGAAATTCAtatgcaaaaaataataaaaaaaaaacctaaagcTATTTGGTTcctcgaaaaaatttgaaaatttatttatgaaaaaacaTTTTCATGAAAAATCTCTTTCTCAGTTTTTTCACCCGTTTGATTCCAAAGAatagtttttttcaaattgtttttagATTTCACGAAAAACTAGTGTTGTTGTTTTCATGATTTCTTGAATAACGAAAATTCTTACTTttcatgaaatttgaaaataaaatttaaaaaattagttttattgaAATCAAATGGAAcagaaagcaaaaaagaatttttcataaaatattacttgtcgaaaacttttttttcacttttttgaaaattaaaataacccTGAAATACATTTTTTCAGATAAAAATAATCTCGCATTTTTGAGCTATCAATTAGACTAATACAATGGATGTAGAACAATTAATGGAttcattttttgtaaaattttacaatCTAAGTTACcgattttattaaaattttaaatttatttaaaataataataaaatataaaatagtaaataatgtaattttaaatgcagaaaaaaaggggaaaacaaTATAAAGTGAAAGCGAATCTTTTATAAccttttaaataataaactgTGATTGATGATGCGTTTTAGTACGGGTTGAATCTCTTTAGCAGTACAGGATCCTACCAACatgtctttttttaaaatttttaaatttttttttttaaaaaaaatagatctacCAACATGTGAAAGACAAAAAGTGTCTTCTTTGCCTAAAAGATTCTAAAGTATATTTTCCATCTAATTAAtgataggggaaaaaaaaaaatccagctaAAAAGAGTCATTTGCTTCAGAGGGGAGTACAATAGTgttaaaaaaacatataaaaaatatgagaATAATGTAACTTTcccatgcaaaaaaaaaaagtgaccaCATATAAACCGATTAGTTAGAGTGGACATTTCATATTTAGGTAAATTGCAGAATATTTGGGTTATGTTATATTTGTGGATTTTAAACTTTTCTATTCGAAATTAAATTGTTAATAGTGTTTTACTCTAGTATTTatactaagaaaaaaaaataggaaaaacttcaaaaaccccctctgtggtttcgtagtttcttactttgcccccatgtggtttaaaatgtatcaatttgcccccccgtggtttcttttttctcttattcttatcaattttattattattttttcttaaatcagtgataaagttaaaattaaagggtactaaagtgaatatttgataaatctagatgggtatctgaagttttttgtatataatttaatgaaatattaacgaaaaagctactgaaaagataaaaacgaaaccacagaggagcaatttgatacattttaaaccacagggaaacaaagtgagaaactacgaaaccacggggggttttttgaagttttctcaaaaaaaagatattttttaaaaaaattttagatctaCCAACATGTGAAAGACAAAAAGTGTTTTCTTTGCCTAAAAGATTCTAAAGTATATTTTCCATCTAATTAATGAtaggggagaaaaaaaatatccaGCTAAACATAGTCATTTGCTTTAGAGGGGAGTacaatagtttaaaaatatatatatatatatataaaatatgagaATAATGTAACTTttccatgcaaaaaaaaaaagttaccaCATATAAACCAATTAGTTCTTAGAGTGGATATTTCATATTTAGGTAAATTGCACAATATTTGGGTTATGTTGTATTTGTggattttaaacttttcaattCGAAATTAAATTGTTAATAGTGTTTTACTCTAGTATTTatactaagaaaaaaaaataggaaaaacttcaaaaaacccctctctggtttcgtagtttctcactttgcccccctgtggtttaaaatgtatcaatttgtccccctgtggtttcttttttctcttattcttatcaatttcattatttttttttcttaaatcagtgataaagttaaaattaaagggtactaaagtaaatatttgataaatctagatgggtatctgaaattttttgtatataatttaatgaaatattaacgaaaaagctactgaaaagataaaaacgaaaccacatatgagcaatttgatatattttaaaccacatgggggcaaagtgagaaactatgaaaccacaggggggttttttgaagttttcccaaaaaaatatcACCTACAAGCAATAAATCTGAAAGCCGCATATTTTGCTATCTTTATCTCatataatatttcatttttcAACGTCTACTATGTTGCagtcttcttctcttttttctatttACAAGAAAAAGAAGTGTAAGAATAAATTAGAGacaagtaataattttttaaaattttctaaagtaAGGACTAAGTAAAGTATTTCTAACGTATTTGAAAACACTGATATCTAACTTAAAcatttgaggaccaaattaaaacttaactagaaGTTTAGGAATAGTAGCACAATTTACCTTCCATATTTCAACTAAAGTATATGAGTAATTTAAACCTAAAATGGGACCAAATCACTTTCCCCACTTAGCGAGGTGGCTTGCCACCTCctatcccatatatatatatatatatagagagagagagagagagagagagcgcgaggctatggtgcttgtacaaataccaagcatttggtgtttgcaaattttttaccgttaaatttatcccgttaattattttcatctgttagatcatattattcaactaaccatccactcaaccctaagaggtTCATATCATCCTGACTgcatatttcttaatccaatagtCAAAAATCTACgagcattaataatttaatacttttaaaagtacaggaacccaattatatataaaagctgtaaagagaaaaaaaagaaaaagaaaaaggatcgTTGTGGGCTAATGGGAAGTTCCAACTTGTCACATGGAATATTGTCCTTTTTAATCCTAATGTCCTTTCCCCTTTTGCTCCGCCACACGTGGAATATGTTGAAacccaattttcttttttcatcatataatttagcatttttttatgtaatttattaaaaaaatttatgtaattgagtatatttttattttatcatcatataattcaaaaattatacttaGTTGTTTTGTAGTTTAACGTACTTTTACTTcgttattaattttgttttttttattaaacaagaATATATCGTTAAACAGAATATCATCATATGATTTTCAATAAATTTcacttttctattttattcATCCCgcagatttttttaataaaataaaaataaaattatacgatagctaagtttaattttttcgaACTACAGTAAAAAGAATTGAAACTtatctccaaaaagaaaaatgaaaagttcaTGGTTTATGGTGGAGGTCTTAGTCTCGTGCGAAAATAATGAAGTGTACTAAAATAACAAACACCACTATCCTTAATAGtggagaaaagagaaaaaggtccaaaattttatgttttttttaaataaaaagggAGATTATAGTAGATGCTGGgttttgtggggttgtggaagTGGACCTGGAGCATTCACCATAAACAGTGGTCTCTAGCACGTGGCTCTCACGTGGCCTGGATGGTAGGTTGCTGACGTGGAGGGCCcccttggattttggtggatctCTCAAAGGTACTAGATTTTTTTAAGTTGACTCTGTGCCAATCATACCCCACCAGTTTCTGGGCAGGTACAATGAACCtagaaaggaaaaatgaaaatgatatgatatttttatgccaaaaaaaaaacaaaatgaaataattaaatagatgcttttttattttttattttttttagggtaaacttcagataccacctatgtgatttcgcactttttcactttagtattctatggtttaaaatatatcaaattatgccctgtgatttcatttttatctttctgtcagcttctccgttaatatttcgttaatatttcgttaaattatatacagaaAACTTCAGgtaccccacctaggtttatcgaatattcactttagtatcatttagttttaacttcgtcactaaaaaaattattaaaatagataataaaaaaataaaaataaaatcacatgatactaaattgatatattttaaaccatatgatattaaagtgagaaaagtatgaaaccatatatgggtggtatttgaagtttttctttttttttaatctaccAACATATATATAGCATCTGTAAAAGTTACTTTTATTGAATCTGGTTAAGTCTATATATTTCGTTAGCAATTGAAATTACAAAGCAGGATGGAATTAGAATGAGAATTGGCCGATAATATTTAACTCATTTGATTTGCAACCATTGTATGGAGTGGAATGAGTGGTTGCTCATTGTACCTGGGGATAAGGTTCTGCTCATCCAAGCTGGATGCAAATCAAGAATTATACGATTCTCATTCCACTTTGGAACGAGATTCGAAGTGGGATTCCTCACAAACAAGTGGTTAGAGTGCGAGATACTCACCGCGATTCCTATTTAAGGCCGAAATATATTACCGAACCAAACATCTATGATTGATATGagtaaatttgataaatatgCTTGTAGCAGATTCGATCAAGTTTAATGAATCTACTCTGCTAATCTGATACTGTTAGGCTTGGTATTTTATGCTTACCAGCTCTGTTAGCGGTGATTGAAACTCCGGCTAAGTCACAATCTCTATTAAAGTTACTGCAGCAAAGAGTAAAAATAGAGACCCTCCAACATATGCAATAACCTGCAGGCACACAAGACAACTTGTTAATGTTACTAGGTTAGATAAGACATGAAGAAAGCTAGGTGTAGAGGTTTCagcaaaagaattaaaaaatatatataaaaagcttGGGGATCGTTTGGCCGGACTGAAACTTTTGTAGAAGTGCTTTTTAAGTAAAGCTGTTTAAAGAACTTCGGAAAACTACTCCATAGATATTTCCACAACAGCTTCCTCCAACCACGCAAGCGGAAGCTCCAAATTTACTTAATCATTTAgtaaaagcagaagcagaagcttcaatcGGAGATTTCGCTTTTGAGACATTGACAATCATTTCAGCTTCCTCTAATAGCAAAATTCCAAATATTCATTGTTTATATCTCTCGCTTTGCGTCTTTTCTTGGGTTAGCAAGTTTCGCAGCTCATGTTTATAATAATCTACAATAAGTCCAACAAATGGAGATTAATTGTGCCTCAGTGCTAATAAACATTCTGTATGTTTGATGTACATATTCTGGAGTTTGTGAAAATTACATGCAGGAGCTGCTTTAACAGAAAGAGACATTAAAATGCAATACATACCTTCTCAGACAGAAATGTCCCAAGCAAAGAGCCCCCGAGAACCGCAACCTGcaaattttgtaaatacattagATTTAGTAGCCTATTAGATACAACATTTTTTTCAGCGAAATTCCCTGTAAAGTTTTACTTTACGATATGTAAATATAACTTTGATGTTCCAAATTTTACCAGAGTTGCAAGAGCATGACCCGCTAGTGCGCCTCCGATAACAccaagaggagaagaagctgcAGCAAGTGctgcaaagagaaaagaaaaggaaaaaaagcgAGAAAGAGAATTATGTCTTAATGTGCCGAAACTTTAATCCTAACAATTGATTCTATCATACTGTTTGATTAATTAGAGACCCACCTATTGTGGAGAAAAATGATTTATCACCCCATTCGGCaacaaaaaccaaaagaaaagtgCTGATTACTGTACTGGCCACAGCCATGATTCCTGCGCCATTTCCTGATAACTCTGAAATTGCTAGTTCAGCCTGGAATTATTTTGCATTGGAGAAACTTTTAAACAAGGAATTTTGCTGAAAACATTTTGTAATTAACCGAATTTAGAAAAGCAagacaagaatttttttaaatctgaGAAGTCATATTTGGCTCAAATTAGAAGACGCACCAAAAGAGGAACATTCTTGTATAATGTTGATTTAAGTTCAGTGTTTGTAAATTAATCCGTTACAGGTGACCAAATGACCATTCTGCCATGtcttttgtataaaaaaaaaaatccacaacaACCATTTTCAgaagaaactaaatttttatttgaataatgAAGATGGTCCATGAATCAGCTCATATGTCGTTACCATCTCAgaaatttttaactattaacAAACTATGTGATCTATTCTGTGCAATTGCCAAGTTGTATGATAATGAAAGATGGTATCTTTGAAGGTTCTTATCATGTCAGAGACTCATCAGTCAAGTCAccgtgtacatatatatacaatatgtctgcaaataataaacaaaaagagTACTAACGGCCGAAAAGAAACTTTAAGTGCGATCGTACTCCGTGACTTGACTGAGCATTTTTAAGAAACTAAAGGGCAATCAAACACGAGCATTTTTAAAAGCCGAGGAAGAATGGAAAGTGTAGATAATTATGGAAAACTACAGGAAAGAAAGGATAAACGGGTTGTGATTATCAAATATGATAAAGAAGACAGGAAAGCATTTGAAAGCAGGATCATTCTTTGAAAGATCAGAAAATACCAAGAAATAGAACAGGAAATTAAATGGCatattaagagagagaaattgaTAAAGGCTCatattaagagagagaaaatgaattTTGATGAAAGCAATAAATGGTTGTGTTTCTAAACATAAAGGAACTGATGAACGGCAATAGTTTAGCACAACAACTTGTACCTCCTCTTGTTCTTCCTTAATCTTTTGATCATCACCTGAAGCAGCATCAAGTAATGTAGTGACTCCAAAATAAACCtaaaatcaatcaaaataatttaaaacataCTTTTTGTAATTTGGTTAATAACTAACATGTCAATATTGCAGGGTGATAGTTGTTACCAGGAGGCAAACAGCTGCAAAGTCATCAATTGGAAAGTCTATATCACCAAACCTGAAACCATTCAAGTCCAATGAGATAAATCTAGAttccaagtaaaaaaaaaagaagatgaagggGTTAAATAAGAAGATGCTCTTACATATATATCTTTGTAATCATCTATAAATATGTATGTAGCTATGTAAAttcttaattttcatatatatacctCTCCGAAGTGCAGTTTTTTACATAACTGTATGCCTAATTATTTTGCTGAAGTCATCCAATACCTAGGAGCAAGccaattttatgttaaaaagaAGATTTTCCCAATAAGGTTGCTTAATTAGTACATCAGTATATACATGTAAGAAATAAGATTTTGGAGGgtatatatcaatatttagatTTCACgtatatatagataattttgcCAACGCTTTTGTGTAATTGTCTCAATAAATATATAGAACAGTAGGCACAATTACCGAAATGGAATGATGCCGTCGACAAAGTGAAATGCACGGCCAAGAACCACAGATACAACTGTCATTGCACTGTAAATCACAATAAATTCAGTTCCACACATTCTTAAAAGTTAGAGCATCTCATCTGACAAACGGAGAGAATTCCTAAGAGTTGATACATCAAGTAATTTCTAGGAAAATCATCTCTTATTATTCATATACCTCTCAGGATAGTATGCTCTTCCATTACTCAATGAGAACAAGATGATAAAAATAGATGTgcaatgtatatataattatatattttaggtGCTTCATTAttatagataaaattaaaaaatggtgTCCAAAATTCAGATAGTGAAGATGACTAGTATCTTTTCTCTATTTAGTTGGTCAAATGATTCGAAAGACATAATTTGATGGAAACAAATGCATTAAAAGCATAAAGAGAAAAGCTTAAAAGAGACTGATCAGGATTGCCATTCAATCAAGTGCTTACGCAAGAGCTCCAAATGTGCCAGCGAAAACAACAGCTCCCGAATTTCTAGCCGCTAAAAGTGCCTATTCAAAAAAGTATTGAAGTGCAACAGTCATAAGTGCTTCATTTATTCACATTATTCAAGATTCACAATATAgtagaaaggaagagaaagataaaCAGTAAAAGAATCTAGATAAACAGTAATAGAATCTAGATGAAACCCTCCTTACAGCAATAAAGAATGTTTTGTCTCCCAACTCGGAGAAGAAGATCAGCAAAAAGGCCTGCAAAGTTATGTTAACAGCATAGATGGCATTAGAAATGCAAAATACATGATCAATGAATAATTCGAACATATATATTGGTAAATTTCAGTTTGTAGAGGTTTTGGTCTTCTAAAGTATCATCTATACAAGTGGAAAGGCACCGTTCCTGCATTAACTAGAGCTCCTCAATGCAAGTGACGAAACAGATCATCTTGACGAAGGcataagaaatataatttttcattgtTGTACAAGTtgttaagtgtaattttttaaaacacaaCATGACAAAGTGAAAAAGAGCGAAACCGCAGAATAGTTAAATAAGTAGCAAAGTGAAAAAGAgcaaaaccacaggagggtaatttgaagtttatccatcATTTCATCTGTGTATAAAGAAGTATATGCTTGTTCCTTGTCATAATAACATTATAGCTCCCTTTACGGAGCATGATTAACTAAAAAGATCAAGagaagagagattttttttttcttatttcagaGCAGGCAAAACATGCATATTTcatgaaagaaaagaacaaattgTCAAACACTTGTGGAACATGAATGTTGGCATCAGAAGTTAAAAGGAAGTTCTCCTAACTGAAGCAAAACCTGTACTAATATCACCAAGATCCCCCATATAACTAATCAGCTGTGCTCCGCCAAATTCCGTACTTGCAACCGCTTGCTGAGAGTCTAGCGATATAAGCAGTGCTGTTAAGATTGTCATTTTAATCCCACTCTGGAAACCGGAATCTTCTGGGGGTTTATCTTCCGACGAATGGCCATAGTTCATCAACTCAAGAGCGGCCTCACTGCCATAGTCGACGCATTTGAGGTCCTACAATATAAATTCAGATCCAGACAATTCTTGAGAATAGTTGAAATGCAGAGGAGAATAAGGATCTATACAGATAATTTAAGTTTATGCAAGGAAGCTTTTAAGGGACTTCGCTAAATGACAACAAATATCTATAGGTAAGAACGTATAGATCTTACCTgaagtatggactattttgaatcgactacccaacctttcaaaaatt encodes:
- the LOC109716758 gene encoding GDT1-like protein 1, chloroplastic, which encodes MPTLSIREALIGADFHPLRPTKRSRAPISPPPPLSPASPTQRLFCGSYSRRYFRQISRCKLKSDTLFSRSRQPSATSPDIDLKCVDYGSEAALELMNYGHSSEDKPPEDSGFQSGIKMTILTALLISLDSQQAVASTEFGGAQLISYMGDLGDISTGFASAFLLIFFSELGDKTFFIAALLAARNSGAVVFAGTFGALAAMTVVSVVLGRAFHFVDGIIPFRFGDIDFPIDDFAAVCLLVYFGVTTLLDAASGDDQKIKEEQEEAELAISELSGNGAGIMAVASTVISTFLLVFVAEWGDKSFFSTIALAAASSPLGVIGGALAGHALATLVAVLGGSLLGTFLSEKVIAYVGGSLFLLFAAVTLIEIVT